One window of the Rhodothermales bacterium genome contains the following:
- a CDS encoding SusC/RagA family TonB-linked outer membrane protein gives MLRALRAAFVVSLLMLPLQVAAQGTIEGTVTDATSDEPLIGAQVVIPALGIGAVTDFDGNYSISNVPAGDHTVEARFIGFRTQTFQTSVADGQTVELDVRLDMSAINLDEVVVTGAGGPVEKRKLGNSIATIDASTLETAPIATFSDVLQGREPGLVGLPSGGQTGEGARIRIRGSASLSQSNEPILYIDGVRANNDGGLTFNGGGSPSRLDDINPESIDRVEILKGAAAATLYGSEASNGVIQVFTKRGNVGPPRFTMQIQQTGIAYPKVYDANTGFARNQAQADTMSKWLGVGGLKPYQLVEREFMEDLYETGYGQTYSASVSGGSPGITYFASARWFDEDGGFGGNDRRYPQGVSTVVEDIAQRAQATASLNIFPTDKLQFRITSNYTQGYLQTMDSNNNIYGVPSLAQFSKPELVRYNNETGTIAFSTVNEAMQQVLEQSVKRYVGSVGTNYRPLDALTIDGTIGVDFTSQKDTDVRAFGWNIDGFSGSEPDGSRDYRNTNRLEVTYDVKGTLLNQITDDIESTLLFGSQGFITNTDILQGSGVAFPGPGFNVTGAAANEDVFEAFLEVANVGVFFQEQIGFRNFLYVTAGGRLDASSAFGSDFSTVFYPKISASFIPSDAPFWQPIGPISSLRFRAALGQSGLQPGAFDALTTYTSLSSSNGPGVAPDNLGNPNLKPEISTEWEFGVESGLMSDRLGFEATYWNRVVKDALIDRQFPVSGGFRSRQLDNIGELKGQGVEIGVNALVYNRANTSVNLFANTAYLWEQISDMGGAPPIKVGGSYPRYRNYLVEGYAPGTHFGAKLLDVPSGSLPVDLNGDGSPDTEAQLLALLGGTDLMTLPSNTTLVLLADDPNPDDLLSGNLTHYLGKPTPDFAGSFGGTVKFMRNFTVSTLFEYKAGNYYVNNLTGAFRQSNRSIGRNTPDAARVERDYMTGGIDANGNPQNNAQVRLDALNDWLYSQLALSPFSGLNTIKKADFLRWREISLTYRVPRVQAERLRLRSLQFTLAGRNLAMWTKYDGVDPELNAIGRGGGNSLSDNYLDGVEAFGWAIPRRVVFTMRMGF, from the coding sequence ATGCTTCGAGCCCTTCGAGCAGCCTTCGTGGTTTCCTTATTGATGCTTCCGCTTCAGGTCGCTGCCCAGGGAACCATTGAGGGCACCGTCACAGACGCCACCTCAGACGAGCCGCTAATCGGCGCGCAGGTGGTCATCCCCGCGCTGGGAATCGGCGCCGTCACCGACTTCGACGGCAACTATTCGATTTCGAATGTCCCAGCCGGAGATCACACCGTGGAAGCACGATTTATAGGCTTCCGCACCCAGACCTTCCAGACATCTGTTGCCGACGGCCAGACCGTTGAGCTGGATGTGCGGCTGGACATGTCCGCCATCAACCTCGATGAGGTGGTGGTGACCGGAGCCGGAGGACCCGTAGAGAAGCGCAAGCTTGGCAACTCGATTGCCACCATTGACGCTTCGACGCTGGAGACCGCTCCGATTGCCACCTTCTCAGACGTGCTGCAGGGCCGCGAGCCCGGCCTCGTGGGACTGCCTTCCGGCGGACAGACCGGTGAAGGCGCGCGGATTCGCATTCGGGGATCGGCGTCGCTCTCGCAGAGCAACGAACCGATTCTGTACATCGACGGCGTACGGGCCAACAACGACGGCGGCCTGACCTTCAATGGGGGTGGATCTCCCTCTCGACTCGACGACATCAATCCGGAGTCCATCGATCGGGTGGAAATCCTGAAAGGTGCTGCTGCGGCTACGCTGTATGGATCCGAGGCTTCCAACGGTGTGATCCAGGTCTTCACCAAACGTGGCAACGTGGGCCCACCGCGGTTTACGATGCAGATCCAGCAGACCGGCATCGCCTATCCCAAGGTGTACGATGCGAACACAGGTTTTGCACGCAACCAGGCCCAGGCGGACACCATGTCCAAATGGCTCGGCGTGGGCGGCCTCAAGCCGTATCAGCTGGTGGAGCGCGAGTTCATGGAGGACCTCTATGAAACCGGATATGGCCAGACCTACTCGGCCTCGGTCTCCGGCGGCTCTCCGGGTATCACCTACTTCGCGAGCGCTCGGTGGTTTGATGAGGACGGCGGATTCGGCGGCAACGATCGCCGGTATCCCCAGGGCGTCTCGACGGTGGTGGAGGACATCGCGCAGCGGGCCCAGGCCACGGCCAGTCTCAACATCTTCCCGACCGACAAGCTGCAGTTCCGGATCACGTCCAACTACACGCAGGGCTATCTGCAGACGATGGACTCCAACAACAACATCTACGGAGTGCCTTCGCTTGCCCAGTTCTCCAAGCCTGAACTGGTCCGGTACAACAACGAGACCGGCACCATTGCCTTCTCGACGGTCAATGAGGCCATGCAGCAGGTGCTCGAGCAGAGCGTCAAGCGGTATGTCGGCAGTGTGGGCACCAACTACCGCCCACTGGATGCGCTGACCATCGACGGCACGATCGGCGTGGACTTCACCAGTCAGAAGGACACCGACGTACGTGCTTTCGGATGGAACATCGACGGGTTCTCCGGCTCCGAGCCGGACGGCTCACGTGACTACCGGAATACCAACCGGCTCGAGGTGACCTACGATGTGAAGGGCACCCTGCTGAATCAGATCACGGACGACATCGAAAGCACGCTGCTGTTCGGATCGCAGGGCTTCATCACCAATACGGACATCCTGCAGGGCAGCGGCGTCGCATTCCCCGGCCCGGGGTTCAACGTGACCGGTGCGGCCGCCAACGAGGATGTCTTTGAGGCCTTCCTGGAAGTCGCCAACGTCGGCGTCTTCTTCCAGGAGCAGATCGGCTTCCGCAACTTCCTGTACGTAACGGCCGGCGGTCGTCTGGACGCTTCGTCAGCGTTCGGCTCCGACTTCTCGACGGTGTTCTATCCGAAGATCTCGGCGTCCTTCATTCCGAGCGATGCGCCCTTCTGGCAGCCCATCGGCCCGATCTCTTCGCTGCGCTTCCGCGCGGCACTGGGTCAGTCCGGTCTGCAGCCAGGCGCTTTTGACGCCCTGACCACCTACACGTCCCTGTCGTCGTCCAACGGCCCTGGCGTGGCTCCGGACAACCTCGGTAATCCGAATCTCAAGCCGGAGATTTCCACCGAATGGGAGTTTGGCGTTGAGTCCGGACTGATGTCGGACCGCCTTGGCTTCGAGGCGACGTACTGGAACCGTGTGGTGAAAGACGCGCTCATCGACCGTCAATTCCCGGTCTCCGGTGGTTTCCGCTCCCGGCAGCTGGACAACATCGGCGAGTTGAAGGGACAGGGTGTCGAGATCGGCGTCAATGCGCTGGTCTACAACCGCGCGAACACGTCGGTCAACCTGTTTGCCAACACGGCCTACCTGTGGGAGCAGATCTCCGACATGGGCGGTGCACCTCCGATCAAAGTCGGCGGCAGCTACCCGCGGTATCGCAACTACCTTGTCGAAGGGTACGCCCCAGGCACGCACTTCGGTGCGAAGCTCCTGGACGTGCCCTCCGGTTCGCTTCCAGTGGACCTGAACGGCGACGGCAGCCCGGACACGGAAGCGCAGTTGCTTGCGCTCCTGGGCGGCACGGATCTCATGACGCTGCCCTCCAACACCACGCTCGTTCTGTTGGCAGATGACCCGAATCCGGATGACCTGCTTTCGGGCAACCTGACCCACTACCTGGGCAAGCCGACGCCTGACTTCGCCGGCTCCTTCGGTGGCACGGTCAAGTTCATGCGCAACTTCACGGTGTCGACCCTCTTTGAGTACAAGGCGGGCAACTACTACGTGAACAACCTGACGGGAGCATTCCGCCAGTCCAACCGGTCCATCGGCCGCAACACACCAGATGCGGCGCGCGTGGAGCGGGACTACATGACCGGCGGCATCGACGCCAACGGCAACCCGCAGAACAACGCCCAGGTGCGCCTGGACGCGCTGAACGATTGGCTCTACAGCCAGCTCGCGCTCTCTCCGTTCTCAGGGCTCAACACCATCAAGAAGGCGGACTTCCTGCGCTGGCGGGAAATCAGCCTGACGTACCGCGTGCCGCGCGTGCAGGCCGAGCGTCTGCGCCTGCGCAGCCTGCAGTTCACGCTCGCCGGACGCAATCTGGCCATGTGGACCAAGTACGATGGGGTGGATCCTGAGCTCAACGCCATCGGTCGTGGCGGCGGAAACTCGCTGTCCGACAACTACCTGGACGGCGTGGAGGCCTTTGGTTGGGCCATCCCGCGTCGGGTGGTGTTCACGATGCGCATGGGCTTCTAG
- a CDS encoding carboxypeptidase-like regulatory domain-containing protein — protein MPLRACLFLLLFSTILTHRVSARQAHVTGTVTRADTAGPVPGAHVFLTGTRLGDVTRDDGSFDIADVPSGTHELVVSHVGYETEARSVRITTTDAFELTVVLTPRSLGEIEVVAETPRARRRNLARFEKYFLGVSLFADDCVILNPEVLRFEVNPRSGVFSASATEPLLIENMALGYELRFVLDEFRLHEDRRAVQYSGKPSFRELDARDDRQARAWQRNRERAYLGSRRHFLTALAADRLHEEGFMLLEESMQGGSGFRGVPGGRPGNRVRGVSPHQILVAGELPFERKLSFPGFLKVLYFREVPDGPYEQFREFMDRGLRADEDAQVSWISLTQPNVTFTTDGILQESFAMTRFGYWFFERVAELLPADYRPSGARDPRAPPGEAPMVDAAELERLLTQGRALIEQGDRQAGIADLLRVHRDNPGYQGGELGHVLGLAYQAEQKADSAAWVWVRTLAALIDQEQFHIPTADALTRNIFVRQDVDLYEVGSDAFLRLLEHMDLAAEHRQLALRHVAQSLLLWSPADADTLHTRPPGNLNRRFEVARGTGEVLAAWWRAQDPLPATTLNERLAEHLARVAHAEDNYRFRGDLLGFDDRGKAYVRFGAPDNSVRVPVNVNRALQVLRENSYALPGPVVPPTNEVWTFRHVDDLVYHVFVLRGGRFQEGSAEDLVPEALQTAYRRVGEGHSNVRTIANPTGNNMPANQALAEALYNVWQGLYTTLAAVHPDFESHLLELESYESDVRATQLGGGTLSASSLSFVTAAQTRFREMAREAQARREEDAPRTYSRVASAIERFEVFPRYARFLDEDGSTRTEVFWNHLPGTLTPGRRQLRRALEEDEQPPERYLMDLVATVQNAGHSRREATPVSYLAADMDSLDLRATQVLDITGSREPFAVAMQWDQFLPLESPDGPERREYLRTAVHEFGLLDPLSADPASLEMSDLKPVVALDALFSGDGLATPYAGPSLMAGVPIGLVFEVYHLRFGDDDQTRYTTEVIVTRDPDGRRQQSTSSSSEGTGSSSRASELLAVDLGDLRGASEVEIRVVITDVVSGQRRERAVRFGVQ, from the coding sequence GTGCCGCTCCGCGCCTGCCTATTTCTGCTGCTGTTTTCGACGATCCTGACGCACAGGGTCTCAGCCCGGCAGGCTCACGTCACGGGCACGGTTACCCGTGCGGATACCGCTGGGCCCGTGCCCGGCGCGCATGTATTCCTGACCGGCACGCGCCTGGGCGACGTTACCCGTGACGACGGATCGTTCGACATCGCCGATGTGCCTTCGGGCACACACGAACTGGTTGTCAGCCACGTTGGATACGAAACGGAAGCGCGCTCTGTCCGAATCACGACGACGGACGCGTTTGAACTGACCGTCGTATTGACGCCGCGATCCCTGGGTGAGATCGAGGTGGTCGCAGAGACCCCGCGTGCCCGGCGCAGAAATCTTGCACGCTTCGAGAAGTACTTCCTGGGCGTGTCCCTGTTTGCCGACGACTGTGTAATCCTCAATCCGGAGGTGTTGCGGTTTGAGGTGAATCCGAGATCGGGCGTCTTCTCTGCTTCGGCCACAGAGCCCCTGCTCATCGAGAACATGGCGCTGGGATACGAACTCCGCTTCGTGCTCGACGAGTTCCGACTGCACGAAGACCGCCGCGCAGTGCAGTATAGCGGCAAGCCTTCATTCCGCGAGCTGGATGCACGCGACGATCGTCAGGCCCGGGCCTGGCAGCGCAACCGGGAGCGCGCCTACCTGGGCTCGCGCCGACATTTCCTTACCGCCCTGGCCGCCGACCGGCTTCACGAAGAAGGATTCATGCTGCTGGAGGAGAGCATGCAGGGTGGATCGGGGTTTCGCGGCGTGCCTGGAGGACGTCCGGGAAACAGGGTCCGGGGTGTATCGCCCCATCAGATTCTGGTGGCCGGCGAACTTCCCTTTGAGCGCAAGCTCTCGTTCCCCGGGTTCCTCAAGGTGCTCTACTTCCGGGAGGTGCCGGACGGTCCCTACGAGCAGTTTCGCGAGTTCATGGACCGCGGTCTGCGCGCCGACGAGGACGCCCAGGTAAGCTGGATTTCACTCACGCAGCCCAACGTGACGTTCACGACCGACGGCATTCTGCAGGAGTCGTTTGCCATGACACGGTTCGGGTACTGGTTCTTTGAGCGCGTGGCAGAACTGCTCCCGGCCGACTACCGGCCTTCCGGCGCGCGCGATCCGCGTGCGCCTCCGGGTGAGGCACCCATGGTGGACGCAGCCGAGCTGGAACGGCTGCTGACGCAAGGCCGCGCCCTGATCGAGCAGGGAGACCGGCAGGCCGGAATTGCGGATCTGCTTCGCGTTCACCGCGACAATCCCGGCTACCAGGGTGGAGAACTCGGCCATGTGCTCGGACTCGCCTATCAGGCCGAGCAGAAAGCGGACTCGGCGGCCTGGGTCTGGGTACGAACGCTTGCCGCGCTGATCGATCAGGAGCAGTTCCACATTCCGACCGCGGACGCGCTGACGCGTAACATCTTTGTGCGTCAGGACGTGGACCTGTACGAGGTGGGCAGCGATGCCTTTCTGAGGCTTCTAGAGCACATGGATCTGGCTGCCGAGCACCGACAGCTGGCCTTGCGACACGTGGCCCAGTCGCTTCTGCTTTGGTCGCCGGCGGACGCCGATACACTGCATACGCGGCCACCGGGCAACCTGAACAGGCGGTTTGAGGTCGCGCGGGGCACCGGTGAAGTCCTGGCCGCGTGGTGGCGTGCCCAGGACCCCCTGCCTGCCACTACCCTGAATGAGCGACTGGCCGAGCATCTGGCGCGAGTAGCGCATGCTGAGGACAACTATCGATTCCGCGGGGACTTGCTGGGCTTCGACGACCGTGGCAAAGCCTACGTGCGATTTGGCGCTCCCGACAACAGCGTGCGGGTGCCGGTCAACGTCAATCGCGCGCTGCAGGTGCTAAGGGAAAACTCCTACGCCCTGCCCGGCCCGGTCGTGCCTCCGACGAACGAGGTATGGACGTTCCGGCACGTGGACGATCTGGTGTACCACGTATTCGTGCTCCGTGGAGGCCGATTTCAGGAGGGTTCGGCCGAGGATCTGGTACCCGAGGCGCTCCAGACGGCCTACCGACGTGTGGGTGAGGGCCACTCCAACGTGCGCACCATTGCCAATCCCACCGGCAACAACATGCCGGCCAACCAGGCACTTGCTGAAGCCCTGTACAATGTATGGCAGGGCCTCTACACCACCCTCGCCGCAGTGCACCCCGACTTTGAGAGTCACCTCCTGGAGCTGGAATCGTACGAGTCGGATGTGCGGGCCACGCAGTTGGGCGGCGGCACGCTGAGCGCATCGTCCCTCTCTTTCGTGACGGCAGCCCAAACAAGATTCAGGGAGATGGCGCGCGAGGCGCAGGCCCGACGGGAAGAAGATGCGCCGCGCACGTACTCGCGGGTGGCATCAGCCATCGAGCGCTTTGAAGTTTTTCCCAGGTATGCCCGTTTCCTGGATGAAGACGGCTCTACCAGAACGGAAGTCTTCTGGAATCACCTTCCGGGCACGCTCACACCGGGGCGACGGCAGTTGCGGCGAGCCCTGGAGGAGGACGAGCAGCCGCCGGAGCGCTACCTGATGGACCTCGTCGCCACCGTTCAGAATGCCGGGCACAGCCGCCGGGAAGCCACACCGGTCAGCTACCTCGCGGCCGACATGGACTCACTGGACCTGAGGGCGACTCAGGTCCTTGACATCACCGGAAGCCGGGAGCCGTTCGCCGTTGCGATGCAGTGGGACCAGTTCCTGCCGCTGGAGAGTCCGGACGGCCCCGAGCGCCGGGAGTACCTGCGCACCGCGGTGCACGAATTCGGATTGCTGGATCCCCTGTCGGCGGACCCGGCCTCGCTGGAGATGAGCGACCTGAAACCGGTTGTTGCGCTGGACGCGCTGTTCTCGGGCGATGGGCTCGCGACGCCCTACGCCGGACCCTCGCTGATGGCCGGCGTGCCCATCGGGCTGGTTTTTGAAGTCTATCATCTGCGATTCGGTGACGACGACCAGACCCGATACACGACGGAGGTCATCGTCACCCGGGACCCGGATGGACGACGTCAACAAAGCACCTCCTCGAGCAGCGAGGGTACCGGCAGTTCGTCCCGCGCTTCCGAGTTGCTTGCTGTGGACCTCGGCGACCTGAGAGG